Sequence from the Aquimarina sp. Aq107 genome:
ATATACTGTAGAAGTTACAAACGGTAGTTGTTCTGCTGCGGATGAGGTAACTGTTACAGTAAAATCGGTAACTGCTGATGCTGGCGATGATCAAACTATTGCAGTAGGAGAGGCTACTATGCTTACCGCTACAGGAGGTGACACTTATGTGTGGTCAACAGGAGAAACTACTGCGACAATTGAGGTTTCTCCAGAAGAAACTACTACATATACTGTTACTGTTTCCGCAAATGGATGTTCTGCTGAGGATGAAGTGACTGTTTCGGTAGAAGGTTGTACTCTTGTTGCAGATGCTGGAGATGATCAAGAAATATGTTTGGGAGAAGAAGTAGTGCTTACAGTGGCAGGAGAAGGAGATGTTCTTTGGTCTACTGGAGAAACTACAACAAGTATAACTGTATCACCTACAGAAACAACTACATATTCTGTTATTTTAACAAGTGGTACTTGTGAAGCCATAGATGAGGTTGTTGTTGGAGTTACTATTGTAGAAGTGAATGCTGGAAGAGATAAATTTTTATGTGATGGTTTTGGAGAAGAAGCAACTTTAACTTCTACTATTGCTGATACCTATTTATGGTCAACAGGAGAGACAACAAGAAGTATTGTGGTGTCGCCAAGTACTACTACAACTTATACATTAACTATTACTGTAGGTAGTTGTAGTGATATGGATGAAGTAACAGTTTTTGTTCAAGATTGTGATGAATCAATTATATCATCCACTGTATATCCAACAGTATTGAGATCAGGAGAAACACTAACGGTTGACGTAGCATCTAAGAAAGATCAAAAAGTATATGTGTCTTTTTATAGTTTGTCTGGTTCAACTATGATTCCTGAAACTGTTGAGAATGAAATTAAGAAGGGTAAAACATCGTTAACTTTTGATACAGTAAGTTCAATGCCTTCAGGTATGTATTTAATGAAGATTGATAAAGAAGAAGGAACAGAATACAAGAAGTTTATTGTCAAATAAATAGTATTTTCAAAATAATTTAATATGAAACTGTCTAAAGAATACTCTTTAGACAGTTTTTTTTTTTGAAGTTTAAGTTATTTATAATTTATTCTTTTCATAACATTAAAGATATATACATTATTGAATTTAGCTAGCTAACGCAAATCAAATTAATAATGAAAATCTTTAACAAATCAAGTCTAGTTGTAATTGGGGCTTTAGGATTATTTTATTCTTGTAATCTTGATGATTATCAAGGGGGAGGTGGCAGTACTGATGATCTTACGTTTAACAAAATCGGAGGTTTTATAAATGGAACCGGAGATGAAGGTTTTGCAGAAATTTCTGCCTTTGATCCAGAGACAGCTAAGTTATTTGTAGTGAACCCGAATGATGTAGAACTTTCTGTTTGGGATATATCTAACCCTTCCAATCCTATAGCAGGGACAGATATTGCATTAAATGGAATTCCAAATAGTGTAGCTGTACATGAGGGAATTGTGGCTGTTGCGCTAGAAAATGCAGCTAATAAACAAGCAGATGGTACGATTGTAACCTATGATGCAGCATCACAAACTCTTTTAAATACTTATCCTGCAGGAGCACTACCTGATATGGTTACTTTTAGCCCTAATGGTAAATATATTGTTGCAGCTAATGAAGGAGAGCCTAATGATGAATATACAGTAGATCCAGAAGGATCGGTTACAATAGTTGAAGTCCGTACTGGAGAAGTAAATCAAGTAAGTTTTACTGGCTTTAATGGGAGGACTATAGGTAATGACTTTAGAGTATTTGGTCCTGGGGCAACGTTAGCTCAGGATATAGAACCAGAGTATATTGCAGTTTCAGATGATTCTAAAACTGCTTATGTTGCATTGCAAGAAAATAATGGTATTGCGACAATAGATTTAAGATCTAAAACACTTAGGGATATTACAGGTTTAGGGGTGAAAAATTATGCCTTTCCAGAAAATCAAATAGATGCTAGCGATAGGGATGATATTGTAGGGAATTTCCAAAATTGGCCTGTATTGGGATACTATCATCCTGATGCCATGATTTTTACTAGAATACAAGGAGCTAGATTTTTAATTACTGCTAATGAAGGAGATGCAAGAGATTATGATGGATATTCAGAAGAAGAAAGAGTAAAGGACTTAGTTTTAGATCCTACTGCATATCCCGATGCAGAAACTTTACAGTTAGATGAAAATTTAGGAAGATTAAAGACTACAACCGCTAATGGAGATATAGATGGTGATGGTGATGTAGATCAAATTTATGCTTATGGAGGAAGGTCTTTTACAATTTGGTCCACCACCGGAGTTAAGGTATACGATAGTGGAGATCAAATAGCAAAAACTGTATTTGAATTAGATCCTAGCACATTTAATAGTAACGAGGGTGATGGAGTAGATAATAGATCAGATGATAAAGGTGCAGAACCAGAAGCAGTAGAAACTTTGAATATAGGTAGAAGTACATTACTATTTGTAGGTTTGGAGAGAACAGGAGGGATAATGGTATATGATATCTCTAATCCAGTTAATCCTAGATTTA
This genomic interval carries:
- a CDS encoding choice-of-anchor I family protein, which gives rise to MKIFNKSSLVVIGALGLFYSCNLDDYQGGGGSTDDLTFNKIGGFINGTGDEGFAEISAFDPETAKLFVVNPNDVELSVWDISNPSNPIAGTDIALNGIPNSVAVHEGIVAVALENAANKQADGTIVTYDAASQTLLNTYPAGALPDMVTFSPNGKYIVAANEGEPNDEYTVDPEGSVTIVEVRTGEVNQVSFTGFNGRTIGNDFRVFGPGATLAQDIEPEYIAVSDDSKTAYVALQENNGIATIDLRSKTLRDITGLGVKNYAFPENQIDASDRDDIVGNFQNWPVLGYYHPDAMIFTRIQGARFLITANEGDARDYDGYSEEERVKDLVLDPTAYPDAETLQLDENLGRLKTTTANGDIDGDGDVDQIYAYGGRSFTIWSTTGVKVYDSGDQIAKTVFELDPSTFNSNEGDGVDNRSDDKGAEPEAVETLNIGRSTLLFVGLERTGGIMVYDISNPVNPRFIEWLRDASDISPEGLITIKAEDSPTGDALVIVTNEVSNTVAIYEVK